In the genome of Streptomyces sp. 846.5, the window ATGATGAAGGGCAACAGGAAGTTGTTCCAGATCGCGACGAACTGGAACAGGAACACGGTGACCAGGCCCGGCATCATCATCGGCAGCCCGACCGAGCGGAAGGTGCGCCACTCGGAGGCGCCGTCGATCCGGGACGCCTCCAGCAGCTCGTCGGGGATGGCGCCGGCGGCGTAGATCCTGGCGAGGTAGATGCCGTAGGGGCTGAGGATGCTGGGAATCAGCACGGACCAGTAGCTGTCGGCCAGCCCGGCCTTGGCCATCAGCAGGTACTGCGGGATGGCCAGCACCACCGGCGGCATCAGCACGCCGGCCAGCAGGGTGTTGAAGATGGCACTGCGCCCCGCGAAGCGGTACTTGGCCAGGGCGTACCCGCTGATGCCGGAGACCGCGGCCGAGAGCAGCGCACCGATCCCGGCGTAGAAGGCGGAGTTCAGCATCCAGGTCCAGAACTCGCCGTTCCGGTAGGCGCTGAGATCGCGGAGGTTGGAGAGCAGGCCGGTGCCGGGGAAGAGGGTGAAGGTGGAGAACAGCTGTGCGCTGCTCTTGGTGGCGGCGATGAGCACCCACACCACCGGGATCAGGCAGTAGACCGCCCCGGCGAGCAGCCCGAGGGTGGGCGCCCAGCCGATGCTGCGGAGCCGGGAGGTGAGCGGGGAGCCGCTCAGGGGCACGGTGACGCCGGTGGCGTCCTGGGTCATCGTCACTGCTGCTCCCCATAGGCACGGCTGCCGACCAGCTTCAGGAATCCGAAGGAGATCGCCAGGGTCACCGCCGCGATGACCACCGAGGTGGCCGAGGCGGAGTAGATGTCACCACGCACGAAGGCGTCGCGGTAGACCTTCATCAACGGGCTCCAGGTGGAGGAGATGCCGTTGGTCAGGGGCCGCAGGGTGGTGGGTTCGCTGAACACCTGAAGCGTGGCGATCAGCGAGAAGAAGAAGGTGAGGACGAGCGAGGGGAGCACCATGGGGATCTTGATCCGCAGGGCGATCTGCAGCTCGGACGCGCCGTCGATCCTGGCGGCCTCGTACACCTCGGTGGGGAGGGCGCGCAGCGAGGTGTAGATGACGACCATGTTGAAGCCGGTGCCGCCCCAGACCGCGATGTTCGCCAGCGCGACGTACATGCCGTTGCCGGAGAGCAGCTGCGGGGCGCTCATGCCGAGCTTGCCGAGCAGGAAGTAGCCCGGGCTGGTGGTCGGCAGGTAGAGGAAGCCCCAGAGGAGGCTGGCCACCACGCCGGGGATGGCGTACGGGAGGAAGATCGCGATCCGCGAGAAGGCCCGGAGCCGGACCTTGTCGGCGTCCAGCAGCAGGGCGAAGAGCAGCGCCAGGCCCAGCATGACCGGGACCAGCATCGCGCCGTAGACCAGCACCCGGACGGTGCCGTTCAGCAGTTCGGGGTCGCTGAGCGCCGAGGTGTAGTTGGACAGTCCGGCCCAGCCCTCGCTGCGCGAGCCCGGACCCAGCCCCAGCCCCTGGATGTGGATCTTGCGGAAGCTGAGGTAGCCCGCATAGCCGATGGGCAGGGCGAACATCAGCGCGAACAGCACGATCGCCGGTGCGAGGAATCCGAACGGCGCCAGTCTGAACATGCGACGCCTGGGGGGTGGGGCTGCCGTGGCCATGGGGCGCGGCTCCGTTCCAGGGGTTGAGGGGTAAGGGTTGGGCCCCCGCCCGGGTGGAGGCACCAGCCCGGGCGGGGGAGTCACAGTGGCGCTACCGGTGATATCAGCCGGCGACCTTGAAGCCCTGCTTCTGCATGTCGGCCAGGGTGGTCTGGTCCATGCTGTTCAGCGCGGCCACGAAGTCGCTCTTGTTCTGGGCGGCCTTGCCGAAGGCGTCCTTGAAGGCGCTGTAGGCGACGTTGACGTTGGGTCCCCAGGCGGCGGGGGCCGTGGTCGCGGCGATCTTGGCGGCGGTGGTGAAGAAGTCGGGCTGGTTGCTGAAGAAGTCCGGCGCGGTGGCCAGGGCGCCGCCGGTCTGGGCGTCGCTCGCGGCCGGGTACACGTAGGAGTCCTTGACCAGCGCGGCGACGGCCGTCGGGTCGGTGTTCAGCCACAGTGCGAACTGGGCCGCCGCGTCCTGGTGCTTGGAGTTGTTGGTGACGGCCGTGGACGAGCCGCCCCAGCTGCCGGTGACGTTGGCGCCGGCGGTCCACTGCGGCAGCGGGGCCATGGCCCACTTGCCCTTGGTGGAGGGGGCGCTGCTGCTGAGCACGCCGGGGGCCCAGACCGCACTGACCCAGGCGATCTGGGAGCCGTCGTCGAGGGCCTTGCTCCAGGCCGGGGTGTACATCGGCTGGTTGTCGATGGTGCCGTTCTTGACCAGGTTGCCCCAGAAGGTGGCCACCTTCTGGGTGGCCGCGTCGTTGATGCCGACCTTCCAGGTGTCACCGCTGGTGGTCCACCAGGAGGCGCCGGCCTGCTGGGCGAGGCCGGCGAAGAGGCCGGCGTCGTTGCTGGAGAAGGTGGTGAGGGACTTCTTCGGGTCCGCCGCGTGCAGCTTCGCCGCGTCGGCCGCGAACTGGTCCCAGGTGGTGGGGACGGTCAGCCCGTACTTGGCGAAGAGGTCCTTGCGGTAGAAGAACATCAGCGGGCCGCTGTCCTGCGGGATCGCGTAGACGGCGTTGCCGCCGAGGGTGACCTGCTTCCAGATGCCGGCCGCGAACTTGCTGGACGCGGAGCCGTCCTGCTTGGAGATGTCGGCGAGGACGTTGTTGCTGACCAGGGTGGGCAGCGCCTGGTACTCGGCCTGCACCAGGTCGGGGGCGCCGCCGGCCTTGGCCGCGGTGATCACCTTGGTGAGCAGGTCGTCGCCGGAGGCCTGCTTCTCGACGGTGACCTGGATGTTCGGGTGGGACTTGTTCCAGATCGCGACGACCTGGTCGAGACCGGGGGCCCAGGCCCAGTAGGTGAGCTTGACCGGACCAGAGGCCGTGGCCTGGGCGGTGGCACCCGACGAAGAAGTGGAGCTGCTGCTGCAGCCGGCGAGAAGAGCGGTGGCGACACCGGCGGCCGTCAGGCCGAGGGCGATGCGACGGTGCATCGTAAGCATGGACACTCCAACGGACGATGACGTCCGCACCATGCGGACTGTCGTCTCAGTCACTGTGAGCGTTCACAGTACGGAAACCAACACGACACTTGTCAAGAGTTGTTGCAATCCGGTTATCCAAGGGCCTGCAAATCCCGACTTTCCGGCAGTGAGCAGCTCAGATGTGTCGAGTGATCAACAAAATCCAACATGACGCACCACTTGCCAAAGCCCCATACGCATCGGTTAGCGTGTGCACGTTCCCAGCCCTCTCGCTTCCGCAGGAGTCCCGTCATGCCCCCGAAACCCACTCGGCTCCCCACGCGACTCCTGGGACGCGGCCTCGCGTTCGGCGGCGACTACAACCCCGAGCAGTGGCCCGAGGAGGTCTGGGCCGAGGACATGGCCTTGATGCGCGAGGCCGGAGTGAACGCCGTGAGCGTCGGCGTCTTCTCCTGGGCCCTGCTGGAGCCCTCCCCGGGCGTCTTCGAGTTCGGCTGGCTGGACCGGCTGCTGACCATGCTCCACGACAACGGCATCTCGGTGGCCCTGGGCACCCCTACGGTCGTGCCGCCGGCCTGGTTCTACGAGCGCCACCCGGAGGCGCTGCCGGTCACCAAGGACGGCCAGCGGCTGGCCTTCGGCGGACGCGGTGCGATCTGCCACAGCTCCCCCGCCTACCGGCAGGCCGCCACCGGCATCACCACCGCCCTCGCCGAGCGCTACGCAGACCACCCGGCGCTGGCCCTCTGGCACGTCCACAACGAGTACGGCGCACCGGTCGCCGCCTGCTACTGCGAGCAGTCGGCCGTGGACTTCCGCCGCTGGCTGCGCGAGCGCTACCAGACCCTGGCGGGGCTGAACGAGGCCTGGGGCACCGTCTTCTGGGGCCAGCGCTACACGTCCTGGTCGCAGATCGAGCCGCCGCGCCGCACCCCCACCGCCGGCAACCCGGGCCACCAGCTCGACTTC includes:
- a CDS encoding carbohydrate ABC transporter permease, which encodes MTMTQDATGVTVPLSGSPLTSRLRSIGWAPTLGLLAGAVYCLIPVVWVLIAATKSSAQLFSTFTLFPGTGLLSNLRDLSAYRNGEFWTWMLNSAFYAGIGALLSAAVSGISGYALAKYRFAGRSAIFNTLLAGVLMPPVVLAIPQYLLMAKAGLADSYWSVLIPSILSPYGIYLARIYAAGAIPDELLEASRIDGASEWRTFRSVGLPMMMPGLVTVFLFQFVAIWNNFLLPFIMLGDDSKFPVTVGLFTLLKQGAAAPALYTLVITGSLISVLPLIALFLSLQRYWRLDLLSGAVKS
- a CDS encoding extracellular solute-binding protein; the encoded protein is MLTMHRRIALGLTAAGVATALLAGCSSSSTSSSGATAQATASGPVKLTYWAWAPGLDQVVAIWNKSHPNIQVTVEKQASGDDLLTKVITAAKAGGAPDLVQAEYQALPTLVSNNVLADISKQDGSASSKFAAGIWKQVTLGGNAVYAIPQDSGPLMFFYRKDLFAKYGLTVPTTWDQFAADAAKLHAADPKKSLTTFSSNDAGLFAGLAQQAGASWWTTSGDTWKVGINDAATQKVATFWGNLVKNGTIDNQPMYTPAWSKALDDGSQIAWVSAVWAPGVLSSSAPSTKGKWAMAPLPQWTAGANVTGSWGGSSTAVTNNSKHQDAAAQFALWLNTDPTAVAALVKDSYVYPAASDAQTGGALATAPDFFSNQPDFFTTAAKIAATTAPAAWGPNVNVAYSAFKDAFGKAAQNKSDFVAALNSMDQTTLADMQKQGFKVAG
- a CDS encoding sugar ABC transporter permease; the encoded protein is MATAAPPPRRRMFRLAPFGFLAPAIVLFALMFALPIGYAGYLSFRKIHIQGLGLGPGSRSEGWAGLSNYTSALSDPELLNGTVRVLVYGAMLVPVMLGLALLFALLLDADKVRLRAFSRIAIFLPYAIPGVVASLLWGFLYLPTTSPGYFLLGKLGMSAPQLLSGNGMYVALANIAVWGGTGFNMVVIYTSLRALPTEVYEAARIDGASELQIALRIKIPMVLPSLVLTFFFSLIATLQVFSEPTTLRPLTNGISSTWSPLMKVYRDAFVRGDIYSASATSVVIAAVTLAISFGFLKLVGSRAYGEQQ